From the Chitinophaga lutea genome, the window TCAACGAACGCAAGCGCGGGTACACCGAGGCCCTGGCGGACAACAAGCAGGCCAGCATGATGAAACTGGCCCGGTACTCCCACATCCGCGAAGAAACCCGGCAGGCGATCGACGAGCTGCTGCAGGGCCGCAAGCCGGCGGACGCGGTGTTCTTCGCCACCAACAGTCTTGCCATCGAAGGATTAAAATACATCAACGAACTGGGCATAAAAGTACCCGAAGAACTTGCCGTAGTGAGTTTTGACGAAAGTGAGGCCTTCGACCTCTATTATTCCCCGATCACCTTCATCCGCCAGCCGATACTGGAAATGGGAAACGCCGCCGTGCGCGTGTTGCTGGAACATATCAAAAACGGCGAGAAGAAACCGGAGAACATCTGTATCGATACGGAACTGGTGATCAGGCAATCCAGCAGCCGCCGCTGACACGCACAGACCACGTAAGGAACATACAACAACTTTAGCATCAGCATAGAACGGAACTGAACGACCACGTGCACATGAAAACAGACATCGTCAACACTGCTTAAACGATAAAGCAACATTATACCATAAAGTCACAACGTATGAAAAAACTGCTCCTGATCGCGCTGGCGGCCGGCATCTACGGTTCCGCACAGGCCCAGAAAACCTTCAACGGGCTCGATACCCACATCGGCAACCTGTACCGCCTCTCCGACGCCAAAACCCGGTCTATCAGCCCGGAAAACTTCACCGGCGAGCCCGGCAAAGGCGGCATGGCCACCCTCGAACAGGGCAATGCCCGCAATGCCGCGCGCGACCTCGGTCAGGGCTGGAAAGTCAATCCCTACATCCATATCGAACCGGGCAAGACCTTCACCCTCGCGGAAATCAACGGCTCCGGGGCCATCCAGCACATCTGGATGACGCCTACCGGCAACTGGCGTTATTCCATCCTCCGCTTCTACTGGGACGATGAAACCACGCCTTCCGTGGAAGTGCCCGTGGGCGATTTCTTCGGCATGGGCTGGGGCGAATATGCGCAGATGAATTCCCTCGCGGTGACCGTTAACCCGGGCAGCGCATTCAACTGCTACTGGACGATGCCCTTCCGCAAGAAGTGCAAAATCACGATGGAGAATATCAACACCGAACGCATGACGCTCTACTACCAGGTGGACTACACGCTTACCGAAGTGCCGGAAGATGCGGGGTATTTCCACGCGCAGTTCCGCCGCAGCAACCCGGTAAAGGGAGCGGATTTCACGCTGATCGACGGCATCAAGGGCAAAGGGCAGTATGTGGGCACCTACCTCGCCTGGGGCGTGAATAACAACGGCTGGTGGGGAGAAGGCGAGATCAAGTTCTTCATGGACGGCGACACCAAATTCCCGACCATCTGCGGCACCGGCACGGAAGACTATTTCTGCGGCTCCTATAATTTCGACAACAAAGGCAAATACCAGGAATTCTCGACACCCTACGCCGGCCTGCACCAGGTGATACGGCCGGACGGGCTGTACAAATCGCAGCAGCGCTTCGGTATGTACCGCTGGCATATCACCGACCCCATCCGTTTCGAAAAAGACCTGAAGGTCACCATCCAGGACCTGGGCTGGCGCAGCGGCGGCAGGTACCTGCCCCAGCAGTCGGACATCAGCAGCGTAGTATTCTGGTACCAGCGCGAGCCGCATGCGCCGTTCCCGAAACTGCCTTCAAAAGACGATATGGAAGTAAACTAAACAGCCGAATAAAAATCACATCATGCACGAGCCCGGATCACAACTCATAGGCAATACAGACAGCGCCGAAGGGCAACAGACCTTTCAGGCCTTCAGCCCGCAGCGGCAGGAATGGCTCACGCCTTCATTCCGCGAGGCGACGGCGGAAGAAATCAACCGCGCCGTCATGCTGGCGGCGGCGGCATTCAGCACTTACAAAAAAACGGACGGCGCGCAACGCGCGGCTTTCCTGCGCGCCATCGCGGACGGCATCGTTGCGCTCGGCGACGAGCTCATCAACACTGCCTCCGCTGAAAGCGGGCTGCCCCTGATGCGCCTGCAGGGTGAGCGCGACCGTACCACCAACCAGCTCCGGCTTTTCGCGGACCTCATCACGGAAGGCTCGTGGGTAAACGCGCGGATAGACAAAGGCGCCCCGGACGTCCGGCAGATACAGATACCGCTGGGCGTGGTGGCCGTTTTCGGCGCGAGCAACTTCCCGCTGGCCTTTTCCGTGGCGGGCGGCGATACGGCCGCGGCACTGGCCGCGGGTTGCACCGTGGTATGTAAAGCACACCCCGCACATCCGCATACCTCGCACCTTGTGGCTGAAGCCATACGCAAGGCCGCCGGCCAGACCGGCATGCCCGAAGGTGTATTCTCCCTGTTGCATGGCGCCACCATCGCAACAGGCCAGCAGCTGGCCGTTCATCCATTATTGTCCGCCATCGCCTTTACGGGCTCCTTCAAAGGCGGCAAGGCGCTATACGACACGGCTACACGCAGGGCCGTGCCCATCCCCGTGTTCGCGGAAATGGGCAGCGTGAACCCGGTTTTTTTCCTGCCGGGCATTCTGAAAGAAAAAGGGGAAACCCTGGCCACGCAGTTCCTGCAATCGCTCACCATGGGCGTGGGGCAGTTCTGCACCAACCCGGGGCTGTTCATCACACACGCGGAAAACGGCGCGTTCATGGACACGCTGCAAAAGAACATCGCCGCATTGCCCGCGGGCTGCATGCTGACGCCGGGCATCCTGGATGCGTACAACAAAGGGCTCGGGCAACTGCGGCAGGCCGGCGCACAGGTGCTGGGCAAAGCGGAAGGCAACGCACACGAAGCCGCCCCTGCCCTTCTGCAGATCAGCGTACAGCAGGCCATCGCCAACCCGGCGCTGTGCCATGAAGTGTTCGGTCCCTCGTCCCTGCACATCCGTGCAAACGGTCCGCAGGAGCTGTACAGTCTTGCCGCGGCGCTGGAAGGCCAACTCACCGCCACCATTCACGGCACGGAAGAAGACCTCCGGCAGCATGCCGGGCTGGTGGACATTCTCCGGGAAAAAGCCGGCCGGCTCGTGATCAACGGTTTTCCTACAGGCGTGGCCGTTAATCATGCCATGGTGCACGGCGGTCCCTGGCCGGCCACCACACCGGCGGCGGGCACCTCCGTGGGCACGGCGGCCATTTACCGCTTCTGCAGGCCGGTGTGTTACCAGGACTTCCCTGCTTACCTGCTGCCGCCGGAGCTCCAGGACGGCAACCCGCTGGGCATCTGGCGGCTGCTGAACGGGCAGTTCTCCAAAGAGGCGCTGCAGTAACACATTTGTTCATCTCTATTTCCTAAAACATACTTTATTTATGGACCTGGGTTTAAAAGACAAGATCATCATCGTGACAGGAGGCGCCAAAGGCATCGGCGCGGCGATTTCAGCCGTGCTCGCAGAAGAAGGCGCCATTCCCGTGATCATCGGCAGGAATGAAGAAGACAACCTCCAGCACCTGGCCCATATCGAACGGTCCGGCGGCCAAGGCTGGCAGGTAACGGCCGAGCTCACCGAGCCCGACGAATGCAGGGAAGCGGTGAAAGCCATCGCGGCGAAGTTCGGCAGGATAGACGGGCTGGTGAACAACGCGGGCATCAACGATGGTGTGGGGCTGGAACACGGCGGGTATGAAAAGTTCATGCGGTCGCTGCACCGCAACCTCGTGCACTATTACCTCATCGCGCACCATGCGCTGCCTTACCTGAAAAAGAACAAGGGCGCCATCGTCAACATCAGTTCCAAAACCGCGGAAACCGGCCAGGGCAACACTTCCGCCTATGCCGCCGCGAATGGCGGGCGCAATGCCCTCACCCGCGAATGGGCCGTGGAGCTGCTGCCCTACTCCATCCGCGTGAACGCCATCGTGGTGGCCGAATCATGGACGCCGCTTTACGAAAACTGGATCAATACCTTCAACGATAAAGAAAGCAAACTGGCCGGCATACTCGCCGGCATCCCGCTCGAGAAACGGATGACGACGCCTGAAGAAATCGCCCAGACGGCGGCTTTTCTGCTCTCGTCCAAATCCAGCCACACCACGGGCCAGCTTATTCATGTGGACGGCGGGTATGTGCACCTCGACCGGGCCCTGAAATAAACCTTCCAACTCCATTCATATGCGCCAACAGATCATTCAGATACATCCTAAAGACAACGTGTGGGCCGCCCTCCAGGACGTACCGGCCGGTACCGCCATCAACGGCGTGACGGCCGTGCGCGACGTGGCGGCGAAACATAAACTGACGAAAGAATTCATTCCCAAAAACGGGCCCGTGATCATGTACGGTGTGCTGGTGGGGCTTGCCAACGAAGACCTGCCCGCCGGTGAACTGGTGACCACCAGAAACATCCGCCATGCTTCCGGCAGTTTCTCCGTGAAAGAAGAAAGGCACACGGAATGGGAGCGCCCCGACGTTTCCCGCTGGGCGCAGCGTACGTTCATGGGTTACCACCGCTCCGACGGGCGCGTGGGCACCGGTAACTACTGGGTGATCATCCCCATGGTGTTCTGCGAAAACCGCAACGTACAAACGCTGCACAAAGTGCTGGTGAACGAGCTGGGCTACACCCAAGCCAACCCTTACGAAACCATGCTGCGGCAGCTGCTTCACAGCACCGCGCCCGAGCAGCCTTTACCGGCGCAGAGCCGCAGGTTCGCCAATATCGACGGCATCAAACTGCTGAGCCATACCCTGGGCTGCGGCGGCACGAAAGACGACGCACGCACGCTCTGCGGGCTGCTGGCCGGGTACATCACCCATCCCAACGTAGCGGGCGCCACCGTGCTGAGCCTGGGCTGCCAGAACGCGCAGCTGGAAATGCTGCAGGAAGAAATCGAAAAAAGAGTGCCCGGCTTCGACAGGCCGGTGATCTGCCTGGAGCAGCAAAAGATCGGTTCCGAAAAAGACCTGATGGAACAGGCGCTGCAACGCACGTTCGAAGGCCTTGCAAAAGCCAACGAACAGCAACGCGCGCCCGCACCGCTGAGCAAGCTGATCATCGGCATGGAATGCGGCGGCTCCGACGGCTTCTCCGGCATCTCCGCCAACCCCGCCGTAGGGCGCGTAGCGGACATTGTGGTAGCGCTCGGCGGTTCCGTCATTCTCTCCGAATTCCCGGAGCTGTGCGGCGTGGAACAGGAACTGAGCGACCGTTGTGTAGACACCACCCTTGCCGCCCGTTATACCCAGCTGATGCGGGAATACGCCGCCCGCGCGGAAGCGGTAGGCTCCGGCTTCGACTCCAACCCTTCCGCCGGCAACATCCGCGACGGGCTCATCACCGACGCCATCAAATCCGCGGGCGCCGCTAAAAAAGGCGGTTCCTCGCCGGTGACCGATGTGATCGACTATCCCGGACGCGTTTCGAAACCCGGTCTGGCCCTGCTGTGCACACCCGGCAGCGACGTGGAATCCACCACCGCCGAAGTAGGCGCCGGCGCCAACATCGTACTGTTCACCACCGGCCTCGGTACGCCCACCGGCAACCCGGTGACGCCCGTGCTCAAATTGTCGACCAACACCAGGCTGGCCACTAAAATGCAGGACATCATCGACCTCGATACCGGCCCCATCATCAGCGGCGAAGCGTCTATCGACGAAGTGGCCGCCCGTATCATGGATCTGGTGATCGACACGGCGGGCGGACAATACACCGCCAAAGCGCAGGTGCTGGAGCAGGACGATTTTATTCCATGGAAAAGAGGCGTATCGCTTTAACACAACAACATTTTATACCACATTAATTCCTTAGTTATGAAATTGAACATCCTCGCAGGCAGCCTGCTGGCCGTCACCATCGGCTGTAACGAAGCGGCGGAGAAAAAAGACGCCCCGCCCGGCAATTTCGGCGAAGACGTGGCCTTCCTGCAAAAACACCTGCAGAATGTAGTGGTACTGCAAAGCAGCGGCGACAGCAGCCGCGTTGTGGTGACCGGCGACTACCAGGCCCGTGTGATGACCAGCACCGCCGGCGGCGATGCCGGCAAAAGTTTCGGCTGGCTC encodes:
- a CDS encoding UxaA family hydrolase, which translates into the protein MRQQIIQIHPKDNVWAALQDVPAGTAINGVTAVRDVAAKHKLTKEFIPKNGPVIMYGVLVGLANEDLPAGELVTTRNIRHASGSFSVKEERHTEWERPDVSRWAQRTFMGYHRSDGRVGTGNYWVIIPMVFCENRNVQTLHKVLVNELGYTQANPYETMLRQLLHSTAPEQPLPAQSRRFANIDGIKLLSHTLGCGGTKDDARTLCGLLAGYITHPNVAGATVLSLGCQNAQLEMLQEEIEKRVPGFDRPVICLEQQKIGSEKDLMEQALQRTFEGLAKANEQQRAPAPLSKLIIGMECGGSDGFSGISANPAVGRVADIVVALGGSVILSEFPELCGVEQELSDRCVDTTLAARYTQLMREYAARAEAVGSGFDSNPSAGNIRDGLITDAIKSAGAAKKGGSSPVTDVIDYPGRVSKPGLALLCTPGSDVESTTAEVGAGANIVLFTTGLGTPTGNPVTPVLKLSTNTRLATKMQDIIDLDTGPIISGEASIDEVAARIMDLVIDTAGGQYTAKAQVLEQDDFIPWKRGVSL
- a CDS encoding glycoside hydrolase family 172 protein; this translates as MKKLLLIALAAGIYGSAQAQKTFNGLDTHIGNLYRLSDAKTRSISPENFTGEPGKGGMATLEQGNARNAARDLGQGWKVNPYIHIEPGKTFTLAEINGSGAIQHIWMTPTGNWRYSILRFYWDDETTPSVEVPVGDFFGMGWGEYAQMNSLAVTVNPGSAFNCYWTMPFRKKCKITMENINTERMTLYYQVDYTLTEVPEDAGYFHAQFRRSNPVKGADFTLIDGIKGKGQYVGTYLAWGVNNNGWWGEGEIKFFMDGDTKFPTICGTGTEDYFCGSYNFDNKGKYQEFSTPYAGLHQVIRPDGLYKSQQRFGMYRWHITDPIRFEKDLKVTIQDLGWRSGGRYLPQQSDISSVVFWYQREPHAPFPKLPSKDDMEVN
- a CDS encoding L-fucose dehydrogenase, whose product is MDLGLKDKIIIVTGGAKGIGAAISAVLAEEGAIPVIIGRNEEDNLQHLAHIERSGGQGWQVTAELTEPDECREAVKAIAAKFGRIDGLVNNAGINDGVGLEHGGYEKFMRSLHRNLVHYYLIAHHALPYLKKNKGAIVNISSKTAETGQGNTSAYAAANGGRNALTREWAVELLPYSIRVNAIVVAESWTPLYENWINTFNDKESKLAGILAGIPLEKRMTTPEEIAQTAAFLLSSKSSHTTGQLIHVDGGYVHLDRALK
- a CDS encoding aldehyde dehydrogenase (NADP(+)), with protein sequence MHEPGSQLIGNTDSAEGQQTFQAFSPQRQEWLTPSFREATAEEINRAVMLAAAAFSTYKKTDGAQRAAFLRAIADGIVALGDELINTASAESGLPLMRLQGERDRTTNQLRLFADLITEGSWVNARIDKGAPDVRQIQIPLGVVAVFGASNFPLAFSVAGGDTAAALAAGCTVVCKAHPAHPHTSHLVAEAIRKAAGQTGMPEGVFSLLHGATIATGQQLAVHPLLSAIAFTGSFKGGKALYDTATRRAVPIPVFAEMGSVNPVFFLPGILKEKGETLATQFLQSLTMGVGQFCTNPGLFITHAENGAFMDTLQKNIAALPAGCMLTPGILDAYNKGLGQLRQAGAQVLGKAEGNAHEAAPALLQISVQQAIANPALCHEVFGPSSLHIRANGPQELYSLAAALEGQLTATIHGTEEDLRQHAGLVDILREKAGRLVINGFPTGVAVNHAMVHGGPWPATTPAAGTSVGTAAIYRFCRPVCYQDFPAYLLPPELQDGNPLGIWRLLNGQFSKEALQ